The proteins below are encoded in one region of Lonchura striata isolate bLonStr1 chromosome 1, bLonStr1.mat, whole genome shotgun sequence:
- the PTP4A3 gene encoding protein tyrosine phosphatase type IVA 3 — MARMNRPAPVEVCYKNMRFLITHNPTNATLSTFLEDLKKYGATTVVRVCEVTYDKTPLEKNGITVMDWPFDDGAPPPSKIVEDWLNLLKTKFCEDPGCCVAVHCVAGLGRAPVLVALALIESGMKYEDAIQFIRQKRRGAINSKQLTYLEKYRPKQRLRFKDPHNHKNKCCIM; from the exons ATGGCCCGGATGAACCGCCCTGCACCCGTGGAGGTCTGCTACAAAAACATGAGGTTCCTCATCACCCACAACCCCACCAATGCCACACTCAGCACCTTCTTGGAG GACCTGAAGAAATACGGTGCCACCACGGTCGTGCGAGTGTGTGAAGTGACCTATGACAAGACCCCCCTGGAGAAGAATGGCATCACTGTCATG GATTGGCCATTTGATGatggagcacctcctcccagCAAGATTGTGGAAGATTGGCTCAACTTGCTGAAGACCAAGTTCTGCGAGGACCCCGGCTGCTGTGTGGCCGTGCACTGCGTGGCCGGACTGGGGCG TGCACCCGTCCTTGTCGCGCTGGCCTTGATTGAGAGTGGGATGAAGTATGAAGATGCCATCCAGTTCATCCGACA GAAGCGCAGAGGAGCCATCAACAGCAAGCAGCTGACATACTTGGAAAAATACCGACCAAAGCAGAGACTCCGATTTAAGGACCCTCATAACCACAAGAACAAATGCTGCATCATGTAA